The following proteins are co-located in the Labrys monachus genome:
- the modA gene encoding molybdate ABC transporter substrate-binding protein — MLSILRRAVLALVLGLPLLSAPALAADLTVFAAASLKGPLDGAAKAWTAQSGKKVVISYAASSALMRQIEQGAPADIFASADLDWMKYGTDRKLIRPDSVANLLGNALVLIAPLDSTATLALSPGVDLAGATGEGKIAVGEVKTVPAGKYARAAFQKLGILAAVEPKFAMADNVRSALALVARGEARFGVVYATDAKAEPKVKVVATFPEDTHDPIIYPFGVTTASADAADAAAFLAFLKTPAGEKPFAEAGFTVLH, encoded by the coding sequence ATGCTGTCCATCCTCCGCCGTGCCGTCCTCGCCCTGGTCCTCGGCCTGCCCCTCCTGTCCGCGCCGGCGCTGGCGGCCGACCTCACCGTCTTCGCGGCGGCCAGCCTCAAGGGACCGCTCGACGGCGCGGCCAAGGCGTGGACGGCGCAGTCCGGCAAGAAGGTCGTGATCTCCTATGCCGCCTCCTCGGCGCTGATGAGGCAGATCGAGCAGGGCGCGCCGGCCGACATCTTCGCCTCCGCCGATCTCGACTGGATGAAATACGGCACCGACCGCAAGCTGATCCGGCCCGACAGCGTCGCCAACCTGCTCGGCAATGCCCTCGTGCTGATCGCGCCCCTGGATTCGACCGCCACGCTCGCCTTGTCGCCGGGGGTCGATCTCGCCGGCGCCACCGGCGAGGGCAAGATCGCGGTGGGCGAGGTGAAGACCGTTCCCGCCGGCAAATATGCCAGGGCCGCCTTCCAGAAGCTCGGCATCCTCGCGGCGGTGGAGCCGAAATTCGCGATGGCCGACAATGTGCGCTCGGCGCTCGCCCTCGTCGCGCGCGGCGAGGCCAGATTCGGCGTGGTCTACGCCACCGACGCCAAGGCCGAGCCCAAGGTCAAGGTGGTCGCCACCTTCCCCGAGGACACGCATGACCCGATCATCTATCCCTTCGGCGTGACGACGGCCTCCGCCGACGCCGCGGACGCCGCCGCCTTCCTTGCCTTCCTGAAGACGCCGGCGGGCGAGAAGCCCTTCGCGGAGGCCGGCTTCACGGTCCTCCACTAG